The genomic region GCCGCGCTGTGGCTCTGTTCCGACCAGTCCTCCTTCACCACCGGCGCTGCCGTCCCGGTGGACGGAGGATGGACGGCGCGTTGACCGCTGTGCGTGCCCCCTCAGCCGGGACTCCCCCCCGGCAGCAGGGCCGGACGCCCGGGTGCGGCGACCGAACCGAGCACCAGGCGCCACAACTGCGCCAGTACGTCAGGGCTCTCGCCCCATGTGGCCGGGGTGTGCACCGGCGGGCTGTCGGTGCCGGCCAGCATGCACCTCACCAGGGTGCACAGCAGTTCGGCCGAGCAGCTCTCGCTCAGGTCACCCCTCGTATGCGCCCGGGCCGCGAGGCGGCCGACATCGTCCAGCCAGAGCTGGTGCCAGGAACCTTCCGTGCGGGTGGTTTCGCGGCTGAGGCGGGAAGCTGCCCGCACGGTCGGCTCGGTGCGCAGCAGCCACGAGATCTCGTGAGTGAGGTCGATGACGTTCTGCAGCGGTAGCTGCGAGCGCCTCAGCGTGTGCTCCACGGCGGCGCGTGTGCAGGCCGCACCGTCCTCGCACACAGCCCGCACCAGAGCGTCCTTGGTCGGAAAATGGAAGGTGAGCGCCCCCAAGGTCACCTCTGCTTGCGAGGCTATGCGCGCCAGGGATGAACCTGCGTAGCCGTGCTGGGCAAAGCCTGCCGCAGCCGCGAGTAGCACTCGGCGGCGTGTGTGCGCGGCTCGTGTCTGCGCCACGTTGTTGATCCCTCTGTCATGAGTCGGCCGGAAGCCCCCCGTCGTGCGGGGTGGGCCCACCCCGGTGGGCCCACCCCGCGTCATATGGCGGTGCTGGCCAGTTCGCCGCCACGCCCCCAGTAGGACTGGTCAACCTCGCGAATGATCACCGTGACAGCCTCCGCGGGGCAGCCGGCACCCCGGGCGACGGCTTCGGTGACTTCCTTGACGGTCCGGGCCCGCTCGTGCACCGAGCTGCCCCTCCAGCAGTCGATCTGAACAACAGGCATGCTTCCTCCTCCAGTTGGTGATGCACGCACCACCTTACATAACATAAAGAGCTTTTTTTTTGCTATGGTGAGATCCGAACCCGAACCCGAGACCGTGTCGAGCCGGCCTCGCGGCGGACTGTCATGCCCATGAGCATGTGAGGAAAGGGGACGACCATGCAGCAGACGAACGCCACCCTTCAGCCGGGCGCACCCGCGCCCCGGCGCCCCGGAACGGGCACCCGCCGCCCGCGCGCGGCCGTCGACCTCAGGCCACGCGCGGGCGGTATGGCGGACAGCCCCGTCCTGCCCGCCCCCTCGCTCGTCCCCGGCGGGCGATGCCTTCCCGCCGAGGCGAGCGCGCTGATCGGTGAGGCCCGCTCCGCAGCGGCATTCGCCCTCCCGCGGCCCGAGACCGCCGCTGAACTGCAGCGGATGGAAGAGTGCTGGCGCCCCCTGAGGGCCCGCGCGGTCCTGGTGCGCGCCCTGTACCCCAGCGAGGTCCTCGGCGACGAAGCCGCACTGCGGCACCTGGAGCAGGTGCGCGCCCTCGGGGTCGAGTGCCGTGTCCTGCCGGTGCAGCAGATCTTCACGGCCGTCATCGACCAGCGGGCCGTCTACATGGCCGAGGACGGGATCGGCCGGACCTTCCGCGGGCCCGGCGAAGTCGCCCTGCTGGCGGAGGCCTTCGACCGGCACTGGGCCTCCGCGGCCCCGGTGGCAGCTGTCGCGGTACGCCTTACGGTTCAGCACCGCACGGCGCTGCAGCTCATGCGGTCCGGCATGAAGGACGACAAGATCGCACGGCTCATGAAGATCTCGCCCCGTACCCTCAGCCGCCTGATCGCGGTGGCCATGGAGGAGCTCGGTGCCGGCAGCCGCTTCGAGGTCGGCGCCAAGGCCCAGGAGCTGCACCTCCTGAGCTGACGCGCGCGGCGCTACGGTCTGCGGGCCGCTCCGCCCTCCAGTGTTTCCACCACGTGCCGCAGTTCCTTCCGCATGACCCACACGAGAGAGGCCAGCTCCAGAGGGCAGGCGCTGGCGCCGAAGGTGTGGTCTGCCCGCCGCAGGATTTCCGTGAGTGCCGAGAGGTCGATGCCCCCGTCGGCTCCTGCCTCCTTCGGGGAGTTCTCCATGTTCTTCTCGGGCATATCCGCTCCGATCCACGCCGGTGAGAAGTGTCGATTCCTTTGATGTCACCACAAGGACTGGGTGGCGACTACGGAGTGGCGGCAGTACGCCAATTCCGGAGCGAGATCGACTGATTTTTCGAAGAGCTTCTCCGAAAGTCTCAAAAGTGCGCCGAAAGGCAATGTGCGACGGAGGCCGACGGGCTGTCATGGGCCGCTGACCTGCAAATCTGTTACCCATCGGAGTGGCGACGATTCGCCAGGCGAATCCCCGCCATCCTGGACGCTGGATTTTCCGTCCCTTCCCACGGCAGCATCTGTTCCGAAGAGCAGAAATGAATGCCAGGCGGAAGGAAGAAAGTGCATAGTCTTCTCGAAATCAGCGATGAGGTAGCGGACGCGCTCACAGGAAAACGTCCCGTCGTGGCTCTTGAGTCCACGGTCATCGCGCACGGAATGGCCTACCCCGGCAACGTCGAGACCGCCCTGTCCATCGAGAAGGCCGTCCGTGACGCTGGAGCGGTCCCCGCGACGATCGGCCTGGCCCGGGGGCGCTTCGTCGTCGGGATGACCGAGGACCAGGTCGAGGAGTTCGCCACCAGTACCGGCATCCCCAAGGTCAGCAGCCGTGACATCGGCCCCGTCCTCGCCGGAGGCGGCCTGGGAGCCACCACCGTGGCCTCCAGCATCGTCGCCGCCGACCTGGCGGGTATCCCGGTCTTCTCCACGGCCGGCATCGGCGGCGTCCACCGCGGCGCCCAGCAGACCCTCGACATCTCTGCCGACCTGGTGCAGTTCACCCGCAGCAAGGTCGCCGTGGTCTGCGCGGGTGCCAAGAGCATCCTCGACCTCGGCCTCACCCTGGAGTACCTGGAAACCCTCGGGGTCCCCGTCATCGGTTACCAGTGCGATGACTTCCCGGCGTTCTACTGCCGCTCGTCCGGGTTTCCCAACCCCCAGCGCATGGACCGGCTCGACACCGTCGCAGCCACCATGCGGGCCCACTGGGCGGCGGGCATGGCCGGGGGAGCGCTCGTCACCCACCCCATCGCCGAGCCGGACGCCCTGGACGGCGCCCAGATGGAAACCGTCATCGCCGACGCGCTCGACGCCGCGGAGGCGGCCGGCGTCCGCGGCCCGGCCATCACGCCCTACCTGATGAAGGCCGTGTCCCAGGCCACCGAGGGCCGCAGCGCCACCGCGAACCGGGCGGTCCTCATCTCCACCGCCCGTGTCGCGGGCGAACTCGCCGTGGCGTATGCCAGGCACACCACGGACGCACCGTGATCAGGGGAGCCGTCTTCGACCTGGACGGCACTCTGGCCAACACCCCCACCGCGATCTCGCGGCTGCTCGTCGACGTGGCCGCCGAATTCGGTGTCACGATCACTCCCGAGCAAGCGGCCCCCACCATCGGCAAACCGCTCGAACCCTCGCTCGCCACCCTCCTCGGCTGCGCGGTGGACGACCCCCGCACCGTACGGGCCACCGACCGCTACCGTGCCCTGTTCGACCAGGAAGTCCTCAGCCAGGGCGCCGACCTGCTCTTCCCCGGCGTGAGCCAGGGACTGCGCACCCTGCGGAACCAGGGAATGCACCTCGCCGTCGCCACATCGAAGATCTCTCCCAGCGCCGAGAAGCTGCTTACCGCCACCGGCCTGCGCGACCTCTTCGGCCCGGTCATCGGCAACGACATGGTGCACCGCGGCAAACCGGACCCGGAGATGGGTCTGCGCGCCGCAGCCGAACTGAACATCGCTCCCCGGGATTGCGCCTACATCGGTGACACCGTCACCGACCTGCGTATGGCCCGGGCCGCGGGCATGATCCCCGTCGCCGTGACCTACGGCGTCGACAGCCTGAACACCCTTGCCCACCACACCCAGTGGCTCCTGAGCAGCTTCCCCGACGTGGTGCACACCCTGACCGATCTCGCCGCGACCACGGCTCGCGAGCGCTAGTCCCTCAAGGACTCTTCATGACGCAGAAAACCGAAGAAACCACCGCCCGTCCTCCCGAAGCCGTCCCCGCTTCCCCGCCCAAGGCGGAGGGCGCCAAGATGACCCCGAAAGAGGCATGGGCCCTCGCCGTCCTCGGCTGCGGGCTGTTCCTGGCGACGATGGACTTCTCCATCGTCTACGTGGCCCTGCCGAGCATCGGCTCCGCCCTGTCCCTCACCGAGAGCTCACTGCAGTGGGTGGTCAGCGGATACGCCATCTTCTTCGCCGGATTCCTCCTGACCGGAGGTCGCGTCGGCGACAGGTTCGGTGCCCGCCGCGTCTTCCTGGGTGCGACAGCCCTGTTCGGTCTCAGCTCGCTGGCCGCCGCGATGACCGACGACTTCACCACTCTCATCATCGCCCGCGCTCTCCAAGGCGTCGGAGCGGGCCTGCTCGACCCCTCCACCCTGGGCCTGATCCAGCAGATCTTCCCGGCAGGCCCCAAGCGCAACCGCGCCATGACCATCTGGGGCGCCGTCGGCGCCATCGGGCTTGTGGGCGGCGTCGCCCTCGGCGGACTGCTCACCGCCGTGGCCTGGCAGTGGGTCTTCCTCGTCAACGTGCCGTTCGCCGCTCTGGTCATCGGCCTCGGCTTCTTCCTCCTGCCCGGCCGCCGCACCGACGCCGGCGCGCCGACCCCCCTCAACGCACTCAGCGCCGTCCTGGGCACCGGCTCCATCCTCCTGCTCGTCCTCGGCCTGACCAGGCTCGGCGACGTCGGCCTGGCCGACGTCACCACCTGGGCGCCGCTCATCGGGTTCGCCGTGCTCGCCGCCGGCTGGGTGATCCGCGAACGCACCAGCGTCAGCCCGCTCATCGCCCGCCAACTGTGGCGCACCCGGTCCCTGATGGTCGCCTGCCTCATCGATGCCTGCTACGTCCTGAGCATCGGCGTGCAGTTCTTCCTGGTCACCCTCTTCCTGCAGAACGAGCACGGATTCAGCCCGCTCGCCGCCGGCCTGGCCTTCCTGCCGCTCACCGTCACCGTCATCGTCGGCAACGCCGTCACCGACAAGCTCATCGCCCGCCTGGGCGCCCGCACCATGCTCGTCACCGGCCTGCTGACCGCAGCGGCAGGACTCGCCCTCCTCGCGGCCAGCGTCCACGTGGAGAGCTACGCCCTGGGTATGGTCCCCGGACTGCTGCTCTCCGGAGTCGGCAACGGCATCGCCTTCCCCGCCCTGTTCATCTCCGCGACCTCCGACATCCCCGGCGAGAACCAGGGCGTCGGTGCGGCGATGCTCACCACCACCCAGTACGTCTTCACCTCACTGGGCCTGGCGGTCCTGGTCCTGGTCCTGGGAAGCGACCCGGGCGTGGGCAACTACATGACCACCTTCATCTTCAGCGCCGTCGCAGCCGCGCTGGGTGCCCTCGTCGCAGCCCTCGGCATGCGCCGTACCTCCACCGCACCCACCCCCTGATCCCCGGCGCCGGCCGCCCGGCCCGAACGTCGGGCGGCCGGCGCCCCGAGCAGAAGGCGAAACCGCCATGGAGATCCTCGCCAGCCGCATCGTCGTGCGCCCCACCGACCCGGAGGCCAGCCGCAGGTTCTATCGCGACCTGCTGGGCCTGTCCGTCTATCAGGAATTCGGCAGTGGGCCTGAGCGCGGCACCGTCTTTCACCTGGGCGGCGGCTACCTCGAACTTGTCGGCCGCAGCACCCGCCCGCTCGACGAACAGCCGGCGATGTGGCTGCAGGTCCGCGACCTGGCCACCACCCGCGCCCAGCTCCTCTCCAACGGTGTCACGCCGGCCCGCGATGCCGAGGCCGAACCGTGGGGCCTGTGGGAGATGCACCTCGCCGACCCCGACGGCATACAGATCTACGTCGTCGAGATACCGCAGAACCATCCCTTCCGTTTCGGCGTTCCCGCGCCGGAGGCCCAGGAACCCGTCCCGCTGGAGAAGCAGGTCGCAGCGGCCGAGGAACGCCTCAAAGGATCGTTCCTGTGACCCTGTTCACCCATGAGGACGCGTCCCACCTCGGTGTGCCCGGCCAGGCCGAGTCGGTGACCATCGGCACCAATACCTGCACCATGCTCATTCCCACCGAGGCCACCCACGACGGATTCGGCCTGTACTCCCTGGCCATGCCGCCCCACGGCCCCTTCGCCTCCCCGCACTTCCACAAGGAGATGACGGAGGTGTTCATCGTCCGCACGGGGCAGGTGCAGCTGCTGCGCGGCAACGAATACGTCACCGCCGACGCAGGAAGTGCCCTGTACGTCCCACCAGGCACCCCGCACGGATTCGCCAATGTCGGTGAGGACCCCGCCGAGCTGCTGATCGCCTTCATGCCCGGCCGCCATCGCGAAGGCTTCTTCCGCGGCATGGCGGAGCTCATCCAGGAAGACCAGGTGCCGCCCACCCAGGAACAGCTCACCGAACTCGCCGAACGCTACGACCAGTACCGGTATCTGCCCTAGCAGAGAAGGAAACCGACCGTGTCCACCCGCCTCGCGCGCAGTCCCCTGCCCTCACTGACCGGCATGCGTTTCGCCGCCGCAGCGCTGGTTTTCGTCTCACACATCGCAAGCAACCGAATATTCGCCGACCCATCCACCGACAACTGGTTCTTCGACGTCTTCAACCCCGCGGGCTGGATGGGAGTCGGCTTCTTCTTCATCCTCAGCGGTTTCGTCCTGACCTGGTCGGCCCGAGAGGGCGACACCGTCACCGGCTTCTGGCGCCGCCGCCTCGCCAAGATATTCCCCAACCATCTTGCGACCTGGCTCGCCGGCTTTCTCCTGATGGTCGTGACCGGGGAATTCCTGAACGCCTTCCACGTCATCCCCAGCGCCTTCCTGGTCCACACCTGGATCCCGCGCATGGACGCCCTGTCGAGCACCAACGGACCGAGCTGGTCCCTGTGCTGCGAACTCGTCTTCTACCTGGCCTTCCCGTTCATATTCCGGCTGGTCAAGAAGATCCGCCCGGAGCGGCTGTGGGCCTGGACCCTCGGTGTGCTGGCCGCCATCGCCGGATGGGCGGCCTTCGTCTACGCCGTACTGCCCAAGGATCCCGAAATCGTCTGGGCCCCCATGCCCTTCTGGCACTTCTGGGCCATCTACAACCCGCCGCCGGTCCGCATGCTCGACTTCCTGCTCGGCATCCTCGTCGCCCGCCTGGTGATCACCGGCCGGTGGATCCGCGTCGGCTGGCCCACCGCCGTCACCCTCCTGCTCGCCGGTTACGTCGCCATGGTCTTCGTGCCGCCGGAGTTCGGCATGATGGCCGTCACCGCCGGCCCTCTCGCGGTGCTGATCGCCACTGCCGCCAGCTCGGACGTCAACAGCACGCGCTCACCCTTCCGCGGCCGCACCATGATCTGGCTCGGCGAGGTGTCCTTCGCCTTCTACATGGTCCATTACCTGGTCCTGCACTTCACCCTCAAGGCCCTCGGAGCACGGGTCGCCTGGTCCCTGCCCGAGGGGCTCGCCGTCGGCGCGGGGATCGCCCTGATCACCCTGGCCGTCGCCCACCTGACGTACACCTACATCGAGATGCCGGCCATGCGCCGCTTCAGCCGTCCGCGCCGCCGCACAGCCACCCCCATCTCGACGGCCGCCACCGGCGCAGCGGCCCCCGTCGCGCTCGCCCAGCCGCTGGCAGCACCTGCCGAGCCTCTGCCCACCCCATCCGGCCCCCGCCCCGGCCCGGAGCCGGCCTCGGCCGAACGACCCCGCGAGCCCGTCGACTTCGGCCCCGCCTAGGCACACCTCCACCGACGAGACGAGAGGAACACCATGACCAGCGCCCCCGCCCTCACCGGCCGCGGTGCCATCATCCCCAGCACGGACCTTGCCTTCCAGCCCCTCGACGGCTGCCAGGTGGCCTGCGCGGTCGGCCCCCATCTGGGCGCCGTCGAAGTCCGCCTGGACGTCGTGCGCATCCCGCCCCACCACCAGTGGAGCCCGGAGCAGGCGAAAACGCAGGAGAACGTCGTCGTCGTCTTCTCCGGCAGCGGCACCGGCCATGTCGGCCCCCAGCACCAGCCGGTGGAAAGCGCCGACGCCATGTACTCCCCGACCGGGCAGCCCTACGCACTGCGGACCGGCGACCAGGCGATGACCGCCTACCTCTGGAGCAGCCGCCTGCCCGCCCCGCACACGCCCCCCACCGCCCCGCGCCACTTCTCCAGCCTGTGGAACGAGGAGACCCAGCTCAAGGGGTTCAGCGGCACCGAGCAGGGAGGGTCGGGCAAAACCGCCACCATGAACTTCCTGTTCTGGCCCGGAACCGGCTCGCCCCGCCTGTGCCTGCACTGCGGCTTCATGCAGCCCGGCGAGTACTTCAACGTCCACACCCATCCCCACAGCGAGGAAGCGTTCATCGCCTTCGAGGGCGAGGGCCAGCTGCACCTCGACGGGCACTGGTACGACGCGGCCCCCGGAGACGTCCTCTTCGCACCACCCGGGGTTCCGCACGGCACGCGCCACTACGACATCCCGGGCGCGCCCAGGTTCGCCACCTGCGGCGGCCCCACTCCCTTCGACCCGGTCCTCTACGAGCGGGCCGGCGTCTCAGCAAAGGTTCGGTGACACACCATGTGCAGGATCTACGGCCACTTCGACGCCCGGGCCACCCGACACGAACTCCGCTCCGTGGCCGCGGCACAGCGCCACGGCGGGCCCGACGCCCAGACCCACCTCACCGGCCACGGCTGGGCCCTGGGAAACAACCGCCTGGCGGTGATGGACCTGGACGGCGGAGACCAGCCCTACACCTCGGGCGACGACATCGCCGTGGTGTTCAACGGCGAGATCTACAACCACCAGGAACTGCGCGCCTCCCTCCGCGCCAAGGGGCACCAGTTCGCCGACCACTGCGACGGATCGATTCTGCCCGCCCTCTACCTCGAGTACGGGCCGTCCTTCGCGGAGCACCTCGACGGCATGTACGCCATTGCCGTCGTGGACCTGCGCGGCGAGCCCACCTTGTGGCTGGCCACCGACGAACTCGCCATGAAGCCCCTCTACTACCACTGGAACGCTGCCGCCAGGCACCTGTACTTCGCCTCCGAACTTCCCGCCCTGCTGGCCTTCCGCAACGTCCCCGTCACCCCCTGGGAAGCCGGCCTGGACAGCTACCTCACCACCAAGACCCCCTTCGGCGAACAGACCATGTTCGAGGGGATCCGCGTACTGCCGGCCGCCAGCACCGTCAAGGTCACCCGAAGTCAGGGCATGCACATCACGCAGCGGGCCACCTCCCGCACCCGGTCCTTCCACGACACCGAGGAGGACGCCGCCGTCCAGGTGCAGCACCTCCTGCGAACCGAGGTGCACCGCCTCACCGAAGCCGACGTCCCCGTCGCCGCGATCACCAGCGGCGGACTCGACTCGAGCTTCGTCACCACCCTGGCCGCCGAGAAGGTCCGCGACCTCCACACCTTCAACATCGCCTACACCGGAAACTGGCCCGCCGACGAACGCCACTTCGCCCGCGAAGTCGCCGAGTACGCGGGCAGCACCCACCACCAGGTGGAAATCGACCCCGCCCACTTCCCCCGCATGCTCAACGACGTCGTCTGGCACCTCGGCCAGCCCAACGCCGATCCCATCACCCTGGCCACCCACGCGCTGTTCGCGTCCGTCCGCGACGCCGGGTTCAAGGTCGCCATCACCGGTGACGCCGCCGACGAACTCTTCGGTGGATACGACCGCATCAGCCGTGCCGTCAACGCCCCCTCCGGCAGCGACTGGGTCACCCCGTACCTCGATGAACTCGCCGCCATCCCCCGCGCTCACCGCGAGACCCTGTACACCACGGACTACCAGCACTTCCTCCAGCACACCACCTCCGCGGCGCAGCAGCACACCGCACAACTGCGCGCGCACCCCGGCGACACCATGGCTGCCCTCACCGACTTCGAGATCGGCCGCCGGCTGCCCGCCTACCACCTGCGCCGCGTCGACCACCTCAGCATGTCCGCCTCCGTGGAGGTACGGCTCCCCTTCTGCCAGCCCAGCATCGTGCGCTACGCCCGCTCCCTGCCCACCCACTTCAAGGTCGACGCACAGCGCCGCAAGAAGGTGCTGTACGGAGCAGCAGCCGGCCACCTGCCCCCCTCGGTCCTGAACCGGCCCAAGCAGCCCTTCACCCTGCCGATCACGGCGATGCTCTCCGCCGGCCAGCCCCTGATGGCCTACGCCCGCGACATCCTCGGCTCCGACCAGATCCGCCGGCGCAACCAGCTCGACGCCCGTCAGGTCGCCCATCTGCTCGACCTCCAGACGCGCACCCCCAATGACAAGGCCTCCATGGCCATCTGGTCGCTGCTCATCCACGAACTGTGGCTGGAGCAGTTCTGCACCAGCACGAGCCAGGCACGCCAGGAGGTGACGGCGTGATCGGCCACATCGCGCGGGCGGTCGGGGCGCCCACGGCGACTCTCGTCCTCGACCAGCGCCGCCTGCCCCAGGACGAGGACCGACTGCGCCCGCTGCTCACCCAGATACGCAGACAGCTGCAGAGCACCGGACGCGGCGACATCCTCAAGTTCGCCCTCGTCGCGCCCTCCGACCACCCCCTGTTCGACCTCGACTACCGATTCGTCCAGGCACTGCCCGGCGGCGTCGACCGCTTCGACTTCCAAGGCAGTTGCGGGCACTCCATCCTCGCCTCCGTGGTCGCGGCAGACAGCCAGCACTGGCTGCCGCGCCTGACCCCCGGCGGCCGGGTCAGGGTCCGCGTCCTCAACAACGGTGACCACGTCGTCTGCGAGGTGGATGAGGCCCGCCGGCGCAGCAGCCTGTTCACCGTCCACTTCCTTCAGGACGCCGGCGTCAGCCTCAGCAACCTGCTCCTGACGGGTAACGCCCAGGACCGGCTCCTGACACCCGACGGGCTCTACCCGGTCTCCCTGGTTTCCATGGGCAACCCGTACGTCTTCGTCGACGCGGCCGACCTCGGCATCACCAGCCAGGAGGAGCTCTTCACCGCCGGGGACGGTCTGTTCACCCGGCTGCTCAAGATCCGCAGTGAAGCGGCAGTCCTGCTCGACCAGCCGGCCGAAAGCGTCTTCCCGAAGATCGCGGCCGTCGGCGCCTTCCAGCCCGGACGGCTCGCACTGCGCGCGATCTCCGTGCCCAAATGGCATCCCAGTCTCGCGTTGACCGGCACCACCTGCGTCGCAGCAGCCGCCGCCATCCCCGGAACCGTCGTGCACGACCTCGCCCAGCGCAGCGGCATCCCCCGCGGAGCCATCGAGCTCGACACCCCCGGTGGCGCCACCGCGGCCACCGTCGCCACCACCGGCAACGGCACCCTCGACGACGTCCTCGACTGGGTCAGCGTCAGCCACAAGCTCGCACACCTCGATGAACCCACCGACCTGAACGCATTCCACAGCATGGAGGAACCGGCATGGCAGCCCGTAGCAGTGTGATCAGCACTCCGGCGCCCACGCGCGACGAACTCGCCGAGAAGTACGCCGACCTCCACGCCGTCCTGCGACGCCACGCTCATGAAGCCGACGAGACCGCACAGCTGCCCGCGCAGGTCTTCACCGCCCTGCGCGCATCCGGCATCCTCGGCGCCGCCATCGACACCGCCTTCGGCGGTCTGGGCGGCGACGCACAGCTCACCAACCGGCTCGTGGAGCAGGTCGCGGCCATCGACCCCTCCGTCGCCATCATCCTGTTCCAGCACTACGCGGTCAGCGCCCGCATCAACGAATGGGGTACACCCGAGCAGCGCAAGCGCTACCTGACCAAGCTCGCCGCAGGCCACTGGCTGGCCGCCTCCGCATGGAGCGAAACCGGCGCGGGCGCCGACAAGCGCAACCTCGCCACCAAAGCCGTGCCCACTGCCGACGGCTGGGTACTGGACGGAGCCAAGTCCTTCACCACCGGCGCAGGACTCGCCCACCTCTACCTCGTGCTCGCCCAGACCAGCGAGCCCACCACCACCAGCACCTACGGCAGCGACGGCCAGACCTTCTTCCTCATCGAGGCGGACACCCCCGGTCTCATCGCGGACACAGGCATGGATCTGGTGGGCATGCGCGCCTCCGCGACCGGATTCGTCGAACTCCGCTCCTGCCACGTGCACCGGGACGCCGTCCTGGGCGCCACCGGCAGTGCCGTCCAGATCATCGCGGGCGTCCGGGAATCCGGTGCCACGCTGGGCGCCGTGGCCCTGGGCATAGCCGAGACCGCCCGCACGCTCGTACTCGCCCACGCCCAGCACCGCGGCCTGGGCGGACAGCAGGCCGTCGCCTTCCGGCTCGTCGACCTCGCGGCCCGCGTCGCGTCCGCCCGCGCCCTGGTCGACAGCGCGGGACGACGCGACACCCCCGACCCCGGCACCACCACCCTGTACAGCAAGCTCGTCGCCACCCAGGTCTGCGAAGACGCCGTCAACGAGGCACTGCGACTGCTGGGCAGCGCCGGCTACCTGAACACCCACCCCCTCAACAGACTCGCCCGGGACGCCCGCGCCGTGGGCCTCATGGGACCCGTGAGCGACCTGTGCCGACAACTGGTGAGCACGTCGTGGACCAGCTGACTTCCACCACCACACCCTCAGGAGCATCAGTGGCACCCCTGTACGAGCTCGCCATCACCAACGTCCGCATCGTCACCCCCCGTGGTGTCCAGCCGGGCACCGTCGCGGTGAACGGCGAACACATCGCCGCAGTCCTTCCAGAGCACACGGACGTCCAGGCACAAGCCACCCTCGACGGCGGAGGGCGCTATCTCCTCCCCGGCGTCATCGACTCGCACGTCCACTTCCGCACCCCCGGCCTCACCCACAAGGAGGACTGGCTCCACGGCAGCAGGGCAGCCGCCGCGGGCGGTGTCACCACGGTCATCGACATGCCCAACACCCAGCCACCGCTCATCGAACCCGAGCTCGCCCAGGAGAAGGCCGCTCTCATCGACGGCAACTCCCTGGTGGACTACCGCTTCCACCTCGGTGTCACCAGCACCAGCGTCGAAGCGCTGCGCCGTCTCCAGCCACGCCAGGCGACCTCGGTCAAGGTGTTCATGACCGGCCACCACACAGCCCCCCACATCATCCGAGACCACGAGGTTCTCGACCAGATCTTCGCCATAGCCGCCGAAAAGCGACTCCGCTTGGTTCTCCATGCCGAGGACGACGCCGTCTTCTCGCTCCTGGAGGAGCACCAGGACCCGCCCACGACCTACACGTCCTACGAGGCCGCCCACCCCCGGAGCGGCGGCATCGTCGCCGTCTCCCGTGTCATCGAACTGGTGCGCAAGCATGGCACCGCCGCACACGTCCTGCACGTATCCAGCTCGGAGGAAGCCGCGCTCCTGCTGGCCGCGAAGCGTGCAGGACTGCCCCTCACCTACGAGGTCACCCCCCACCACCTGTCGTTCTCCGCCCCGGACACCGAACGGCTCGGCGCCCGTATCAGGCTCCGCCCCGCCATCCGATGCCTCACCGACCAGCAGAGACTCTGGGACGCGGTCATGTCCGACGACGTGGCGACCATCGGCAGCGACCATGCACCTCACACCGTGGAGGAGAAGCTGCGGCCCGCGGCTGACGCACCCCCTGGCCTGCCCGGAACCCAGGAGA from Streptomyces sp. QL37 harbors:
- the asnB gene encoding asparagine synthase (glutamine-hydrolyzing), encoding MCRIYGHFDARATRHELRSVAAAQRHGGPDAQTHLTGHGWALGNNRLAVMDLDGGDQPYTSGDDIAVVFNGEIYNHQELRASLRAKGHQFADHCDGSILPALYLEYGPSFAEHLDGMYAIAVVDLRGEPTLWLATDELAMKPLYYHWNAAARHLYFASELPALLAFRNVPVTPWEAGLDSYLTTKTPFGEQTMFEGIRVLPAASTVKVTRSQGMHITQRATSRTRSFHDTEEDAAVQVQHLLRTEVHRLTEADVPVAAITSGGLDSSFVTTLAAEKVRDLHTFNIAYTGNWPADERHFAREVAEYAGSTHHQVEIDPAHFPRMLNDVVWHLGQPNADPITLATHALFASVRDAGFKVAITGDAADELFGGYDRISRAVNAPSGSDWVTPYLDELAAIPRAHRETLYTTDYQHFLQHTTSAAQQHTAQLRAHPGDTMAALTDFEIGRRLPAYHLRRVDHLSMSASVEVRLPFCQPSIVRYARSLPTHFKVDAQRRKKVLYGAAAGHLPPSVLNRPKQPFTLPITAMLSAGQPLMAYARDILGSDQIRRRNQLDARQVAHLLDLQTRTPNDKASMAIWSLLIHELWLEQFCTSTSQARQEVTA
- a CDS encoding PrpF domain-containing protein, whose product is MIGHIARAVGAPTATLVLDQRRLPQDEDRLRPLLTQIRRQLQSTGRGDILKFALVAPSDHPLFDLDYRFVQALPGGVDRFDFQGSCGHSILASVVAADSQHWLPRLTPGGRVRVRVLNNGDHVVCEVDEARRRSSLFTVHFLQDAGVSLSNLLLTGNAQDRLLTPDGLYPVSLVSMGNPYVFVDAADLGITSQEELFTAGDGLFTRLLKIRSEAAVLLDQPAESVFPKIAAVGAFQPGRLALRAISVPKWHPSLALTGTTCVAAAAAIPGTVVHDLAQRSGIPRGAIELDTPGGATAATVATTGNGTLDDVLDWVSVSHKLAHLDEPTDLNAFHSMEEPAWQPVAV
- a CDS encoding acyl-CoA dehydrogenase family protein produces the protein MAARSSVISTPAPTRDELAEKYADLHAVLRRHAHEADETAQLPAQVFTALRASGILGAAIDTAFGGLGGDAQLTNRLVEQVAAIDPSVAIILFQHYAVSARINEWGTPEQRKRYLTKLAAGHWLAASAWSETGAGADKRNLATKAVPTADGWVLDGAKSFTTGAGLAHLYLVLAQTSEPTTTSTYGSDGQTFFLIEADTPGLIADTGMDLVGMRASATGFVELRSCHVHRDAVLGATGSAVQIIAGVRESGATLGAVALGIAETARTLVLAHAQHRGLGGQQAVAFRLVDLAARVASARALVDSAGRRDTPDPGTTTLYSKLVATQVCEDAVNEALRLLGSAGYLNTHPLNRLARDARAVGLMGPVSDLCRQLVSTSWTS
- a CDS encoding dihydroorotase family protein; protein product: MAPLYELAITNVRIVTPRGVQPGTVAVNGEHIAAVLPEHTDVQAQATLDGGGRYLLPGVIDSHVHFRTPGLTHKEDWLHGSRAAAAGGVTTVIDMPNTQPPLIEPELAQEKAALIDGNSLVDYRFHLGVTSTSVEALRRLQPRQATSVKVFMTGHHTAPHIIRDHEVLDQIFAIAAEKRLRLVLHAEDDAVFSLLEEHQDPPTTYTSYEAAHPRSGGIVAVSRVIELVRKHGTAAHVLHVSSSEEAALLLAAKRAGLPLTYEVTPHHLSFSAPDTERLGARIRLRPAIRCLTDQQRLWDAVMSDDVATIGSDHAPHTVEEKLRPAADAPPGLPGTQEMLTALHTGMRRRYPDRPLDDVMEAIARLSSQRPAELFGLMAEKGSIEPGKHADFVLFDADATWIMRGQDVEAKVGWSAYEGWTFTGQVAATIRRGEVIYDAEAESRFGSPTGRWLTATGPVSEPDPLPEAALA